From Quercus robur chromosome 8, dhQueRobu3.1, whole genome shotgun sequence:
AATTCCATAGCCTTATATAGGCCACACTCCTTAGCCTGATCCGTTTCCTCCCACCACCACATCCCTTCCTTCTCATACCCAAATGAATTATATCCATGAAAAGGAATACTGTTAAATAGCACATTTATGGCTAGAAGGAAGCTCCAGTATTCTTGGTTTTCCACATCTGCCACTGCATTCGACTTCAACAATATGCCAATCTCACCATCTCTTCCTTCAAATGAAGGGTCTACTTGAATAACCGGAGTGCCTTCTGTAGTTTCCGAGGACTGATATTCTTTTAGGCCAGTGATCCCAGCATCAAATAACCATGCTTCCATCAAAGTGACATCCTCAGCTCCACTGCACAACCAGATGTAGGTTCCATGTTAAATTAGTGACAAAGGCATTGTGACAAAAGTTCATAAATTATTCTAGAAATACTGAATAATAGACAAAGGCATAGTGACAAAATTCACAAACATTACGTTATATCAAGAAAATTGTGtgttatttttccttttactttttatcccatcaatatcattattttcttgaaaactatTGGTACTTTTGTACTCTGCAGCattgttgttacttgttaggACAACAATAGCAGAAGTTAAGTGATGCATGCAGGCTGGTCAACAATATGTAGCTTACGcattatgaaaaacaaaatttatatattagcTATCAGTTAATGTGTAATGACTCTCTCTTTTTAGCAAATCCGAGCTCCTTCGATTTCCtattcttttgcttttgtttatatGCACCAGATACTTGTGTCCAAAGTTCTGGCTTATTAACaatgtttaataatttataaattcgTGCTGATATGAACCCTTTATTCCTTACTATTCAATGCCGTactgaaaattttctctccacCAATAATATCTTGTACCTATTACCTTATccattatattttattgattaaatttgaaattgaaaaattcacaTTTGGGTGAGATGTCAAACATATTAACTATGAACAGTTGCAGTTTCAGGAATTTTGTTTGGgggtaattaaaaaattttaatcaaaaaagaacttgaatatattgagttatcgacaaaaaaaaaaaaaaaaaaaaaaaaaaatgaagttttatgattttcttctacaaattttcaaattttgaattgttatatGATAATTCATTATGAGTATCTATTACCAATGTGGGTAGCTATGAGTCTATgagtattttattttgttaagtttatctaacatttttatttttatgtagttgttattatctatttgttattgtttttataaaaatattttaaactaaatgactaaactaaactcattagctttgtattaattattgacgcaTACAACCACatttattcatatataaaattatacattatgtgtctacttaaccaatcaaatgcttGGACAAACACTAAttaactttacaatttttttcttaaattttactaactttataacaaaaagttattataacatgataataaTATACACATATGTAAGAAACCAtctctatttcctaattattaaattatataaacttatattatatttatattatacacACAAACGTCCACACACATCATAATTCACACAAATagcattataacaaaaagtaatgtaCATAATCAATATTAGACACACTcacacataatataaatttataaaaaaaagtgacacttacaattcacaaacacCTACTCTATATTCTTAGAGTTGGAAATACTTATAATAAGGATGTGCAAAATTTAAGTCAGGgtgtgtaaaaatatttttaaaaataaattaaagtattaaactaaaaaaaaaaaaatttatatatataattttttttttttttttttttttttttagtgcgggttcatttgaaccccttgaATATATAGAGTAGCGTCGCCCCGGACTATGAACGAGTACTAACTAATAAGAATGGAAGTTTACAGATGAATTAATGTATCATGCTAATAGAGTAGACCTTCCATCAATCCAGTGCACTAGAGTAGTTGATGTGATATGAAGCGATGAATCAAAAGTGGTCCAATGTATTGAGACAAGGAAAAACCGATTCAGACAAGGAAAGCAGTTTCCAGCCTCTCATCCTCTCGCCTGGTACTCGGTCTGACCCCTTACAGCTCAACCAAGTCGCCGCCTTTGAGTTCTCGGCGGCAGCCACTGAGGAGTCCGACCAGCCAGCTTCTAGCGAGAATGATGGAAGATCTTGTGCCCAGGTTGTCGGAGAGAGTTGTCATACCGATGAGCATATGGTGCCAGATGAGAGAGTTCAATTCCAAGCTCAGTCTGTGGATTGCGAAGATGGAAGCCTTGCCGGTGAGCAGTTGGTGTCCGATGATGGTAGTCTGGCCGGTGACCATATGGTGTCCGATGAGGGAGGTGGTGCCGCCCCTTTCCTCTAAAGGTTCCAGTTTGTTTCTCCTATTGTCCACCATGAATTTTGTTATCTGGAACAGTAGAGGTGCCTTGAAGCCTAATTTTCAGGGTCATATCCGTAGTCTAGTTCATGAGTATAATCCAGCTATCTTTGTGGTTATGGAGACAAAATTGGGAGGTGATAGAGCTAAGGCAATTACTGATAGGTTGCCTTTTGATGGTGCCATCCACACAAACACCATCGGGTACTCTGGAGGGCTGTGGCTTATGTGGAATTCTGATTTTGTGGAGGTGGAGTTACTTGCGATGACAGAGCAGGAAATTCACGTTGAAGTTCAGGTACGAAGCACTAAATTCACTTGGTTATTTTCTGCCATCTATGCTAGTCCTAGGAGTGAGGAAAGAAATATTTTGTGGGAAAATTTAGCTAAAGTTGCAGAATTACATAAGTTGCCGTGGGTTATGGCTGGTGATTTTAATGAGCCGTTAGTTGATGAGGACAAATATGGGGGTAGAGGTGTTAGCATCAATCGTTCTCTGGCCTTTAAAGATTGTCTTGATAGATGTAGTATGGTGGATATGGGTTTTTCGGGTCCTAGATATACTTGGACCAACAAGAGAGACTTTAGTAACTTGATTCTTGAAAGAATTGACAGATACTTCATGAACCCAGAGTGGTGCGTCATGTATCCTAATGCCAGAGTAACACATCTCCCTAGGTGTCACTCTGACCACTGCCCTGTTCTCATGGAAGCTCTGCCAGCCAGTACAGTCAAGCTCAATAGGCCGTTTAGATTTCAAGAATTTTGGCTCTCCGACATATCCTTTCCCACTATTGTGTCCAATGCTTGGAATGGTAATAGGGACTTAGAGGAGTCCATTGACCATTTCTCTAAGGATGCAGCAGCGTGGAATAGAAACCACTTTGGGAACATTCATCAGAAAAAGAGAAGGATTTTGGCTAGAATTCATGGGGCCCAGAAGGCTCTGTCCACCAATCCTAGCCCTTCTCTTGTTTGTCTTGAGAACCAGCTTCTTGGTGAGTTAGATAATATTCTAGATCAAGAGCGTGACCTCTGGTTATTGAAGTCTAGGCTGAATTGGATGATCCATGGGGACAGAAACACCTCTTTCTATCACGTTTCTACTCTTGCTCGGAGGaaaagaaatcacattgcgGCAGTCAAAGATGAGAGGGAGTTGTGGATTACTGAGGAAAGGGAGGTTATGGAGTATTTTAGGGCTGGTTTCCGGAATTTATACACTACTTCCCAAGAGTCCGTCTCTTGGAATACCCCTGGTCTAAGTCAATGGCATGTTCAGCTGTCAGAGGAGGATAAGCAGCTTATTGATACCATGGTTTCTACTGAAGAAATCAAGGAGGCTCTCTGGTCCATGAAACCTTACAAGGCCCCGGGTCCAGATGGGCTACATGTTGGGTTCTTTCAAAGGTTCTGGCTCTTAGTTGGGGATTCAGTGAGGAAAGAGGTCGAAAAAGCTTTCTTAGATAGGGAAGTTCCCGAGTATCTCAATAACACTCATATTGTTCTCATTCCCAAGATTCAAGGCCCGGAAACTATTGGGAATTACCGACCAATCAGCTTATGTAATTCAGTTTACAAAATCATCTCCAAGATTTTAGTTTCCAGGATCAGACCTCACTTGGACAAGCTTGTCTCCCCTTACCAAACTGCTTTCGTTCCAGGCAGGAGAGGTGTTGATAATGCTATCATTGTCTAAGAATTAATCCACACCATTGGTAGAACTAAAGGTAGTAGAGGGACCATGGCCATCAAGATTGATCTAGAAAAAGCCTATGACAGAATTGAATGGAGCTTTATCAGAGAGATGCTCACTTTATTTAATTTCCCGGAGAACCTCATTAAGCTTATCATGAGTTGCGTGTCCTCTGTGTCCACTTCCCTTCTCTTGAATGGTGGAAGTCTCGACCCTTTCCTTCCCTCGAGAGGTATTAGGCAAGGCGACCCCCTCTCTCCTTACCTCTTCATATTATGCATGGAGTTTCTTGGCCATCTAATTGAGGAAAAATGTGCTGCTAAGTTATGGACCCCTGTTAAAGCTTCCCGAAGTGGTCCAGCTTTCTCCCATCTCTTTTTTGCAGACGATTTGGTTCTTTTTGCCAGTGCAACTCCAGAAAATTGTACTATCATCAGTTCTGTACTCCAAGATTTTTGTATTAAATCTGGGCATAAAGTTAGTGAAGCAAAGTCCtgtgttttcttttctcccAATGTTGACGTGGATCAAAGAGATGCTTTATCTAGCTTGTTGGGCTTCAGTGCAACCACCAATCTTGGCAAATATTTGGGGTTTCCTTTAAAGCATCCAGGGAGACAAAGGCATGATTTTGGAGCCATTTTGGATAGGGTTAAAAAGAAGCTTGCTGGTTGGAAGGCCAACATGCTCTCTATGGCAGGTAGAATGGTTCTTATTCAAGCTTCGACTTCAGCTATCCCGAGCTATGTTATGCAAAGTAATTTGTTACCCAACAAAATTCTTAGCGGAATAGACAGAGTTAATAGAAATTTCCTGTGGGGGTCTTCAGATCACATAAAGAAAATGCATTGGGTTAACTGGAACACAGTAACCAAGGCCAAAGATTTAGGTGGTTTGGGGCTGCAATCTGCAAGAGGGAGAAACACGGCTCTCCTAGCTAAACTCAATTGGAGATTTCATGTTGAGAAGGAAGCGCATTGGGCCAAAGTCCTCAGATTCAAATATGGCTCTAGGCAGCGGATAAATTCTAGAAATGAGTCAAGGCTTCCTAGCTCCTCTACTTGGAAGGGGTTAAAAAAAGGGGAAGCTATCTTCAAAAGAGGGGTTAAATGGGTGCCAGGCTATGAGAGTAATATCAATTTTTGGGAGGATTGTTGGCTTAATAGAGGTACCATCAGATCTAACATTCAAGGCCCCCTCCCTCAAGGTTCGGCCAGCCTTACTTTGAAGGATCTTCGTGCTCCTTATGGGTGGAATTGGGCTGCCATCCCTTTTGACATTCCCCCAGGAATTAAAGCTGACATTCAAGCGGTTCCTATGCCGATAGTTGCTAGAAATAGTGATAAACTGGCTTGGAAGTTCTCTGCTAAAGGAAGTTTTGATATGAAGAGTGCTTATCTGCTTGCCACAGATCAAATGGAAGCTGAATCCTTCTCGGGCTCTTGGATTTGGAATCTCAAAGCCTTGCCCAGaatccaaatgttcatttggagGTGTATGCACAATAGCATTGGTGTTAAGGAGTGCTTAGCTAAAAGAGGTATCCCTCTAGACATTTCTTGTCCCTTATGCTTAGAGCAACCTGAATCTATCTCCCATGCCCTTCGTGACTGTCGCCTTGTGAAGCCGGTGTGGCAACAGCTGGGGTCTTATAGCTATAATCCTAATTTCTTCTCTCAAGATTTAAATAATTGGCTGTCTTCTAACTGTAAGTCTTCTCACCTTGTCAAAGGTATTCCCTGGCACTCCCTTTTCTCGTTTGCCATATGGTCTCTATGGAAGCAGAGGAATCTAGTTGTCttcaataacaaaaaagttaaCCCAAATATCTCCACTCTGATTCTTAGACAAGCAATGGAGTTTGTTCATTGTGTTATCCAGCCAAGGTGCAGTAGCCGAATGATTATTAGACAAATCAAATGGGAAAAGCCAAACACAGGATGGGTCAAGCTCAATACCGATGGGTCAGCAGATATTACAGCAGGGACTGCTGGAGGAGGAGGGTTAATTAGAGATGATCAAGGCAGCTGGATCATGGGTTTCACTAGAAGAATTGGTAAAACGGATAGCTTCCTTGCTGAAACTTGGGCTTTGCGTGATGGTCTCCTCCTGTGTAATCAACTTAATCTTAATGCTGTCATGGTTGAACTTGATGCTAAAGCTTTGGTTGATGCTCTTCAGAATCCTTCTTATGCTAATACTATAGTCTCCTCGCTTTTTGATGATTGTAGACATCTTGTTGCTCAAATTCCTCATATTTGTATTAAGCATATCTATCGTGAAGCTAATAGATGTGCTGATCGCTTAGCTTATTTAGGTAGCTGTCAAGCAgatgattttatttcttattcttGTCCGCCTGTGGACTTGCTGCCTCTTGTTGCGGCTGATTGCCAAGATATGGTTGTAAACAGGCGTTGTCCTGATCCTTTGTTTTCTCGTTAGTCTTTAATGAAATTCCttttgatcaaaaaaaaaaaaaaaaaaaaaaaaaaaaaaaaaaatgtgatagaaAACTGACACGTTGTTAATTTTGGACATGTTATGTTCAACACTCAAATATATGGACGGCTTCTGTCCGTATATTtgagtgttatatatatatatatatatatatatatttgacaaatTCACATTTGGGTGAG
This genomic window contains:
- the LOC126695340 gene encoding 5'-adenylylsulfate reductase 1, chloroplastic-like, which encodes MSLSVAASSFTLGSSSSSSAISQLNGTSEGRYWMNPIHVEPKRSELTAPLATTLATPVMVEKVDECPKNDHTDKLAKDLQGASPLEIEKAGDDATVTLSGAEDVTLMEAWLFDAGITGLKEYQSSETTEGTPVIQVDPSFEGRDGEIGILLKSNAVADVENQEYWSFLLAINVLFNSIPFHGYNSFGYEKEGMWWWEETDQAKECGLYKAMELDHLTVF